A portion of the Glycine max cultivar Williams 82 chromosome 10, Glycine_max_v4.0, whole genome shotgun sequence genome contains these proteins:
- the LOC100805013 gene encoding Probable rRNA-processing protein EBP2 homolog-like produces the protein MAMPVNDDTLVEAETEDQREEMSSSESEQDEDVKLTEPSKNAVYNRDALLDKLGDISWPENVEWIHKLSVDVDQEQEVDVNDDLARELAFYTQALEGTKEAFEKFQSMGLPFLRPADYYAEMVKTDGHMVKVKGRLLAEKRKMEEADERRKAREAKRLAKEIQAQKLKERAKQKKEDIESVKKWRKQRQQSGYADNGKDADMGFDFEDGKVFERSNKKRPGVSPGDRSGGKAKLAFGKGKKQKKRDGKNSKFGFGGKKGMKKQNTADTTDDFGKYNKGAVSGNKRKR, from the coding sequence ATGGCAATGCCTGTTAATGATGATACACTGGTTGAGGCTGAAACTGAAGATCAGAGAGAAGAAATGTCATCATCTGAATCAGAGCAGGATGAAGATGTGAAATTAACTGAACCATCTAAAAATGCAGTGTATAACAGAGATGCTCTACTAGATAAACTTGGAGACATCAGTTGGCCAGAGAATGTGGAATGGATACACAAACTCTCTGTTGATGTTGATCAAGAGCAAGAAGTAGATGTCAATGATGACTTGGCACGAGAACTTGCGTTTTACACACAGGCATTGGAGGGAACTAAGGAGGCCTTTGAGAAATTTCAGTCAATGGGTCTCCCTTTCCTGAGACCTGCAGACTATTATGCAGAAATGGTGAAGACAGATGGCCACATGGTAAAGGTGAAAGGTCGGCTATTAGCAGAGAAGCGAAAGATGGAAGAGGCTGACGAGAGAAGAAAGGCTAGGGAGGCCAAGAGATTGGCCAAAGAGATTCAGgctcagaaattaaaagaaagggCTAAGCAGAAAAAGGAGGACATTGAATCTGTTAAGAAATGGAGGAAGCAGCGGCAACAAAGTGGGTATGCTGACAATGGCAAAGATGCAGATATGGGTTTTGACTTTGAGGATGGAAAAGTATTTGAGAGGTCAAATAAGAAAAGGCCAGGGGTGTCTCCAGGGGATCGTTCAGGAGGGAAGGCAAAGCTAGCCTTTGGTAAAGGAAAGAAACAGAAGAAAAGAGATGGTAAGAATTCCAAATTTGGTTTTGGAGgcaagaagggaatgaaaaagcaGAATACTGCTGACACCACCGATGATTTTGGTAAATATAACAAGGGTGCTGTTTCTGGAAACAAGAGAAAGAGGTAA